TCCTCGGGCGTCATCGGCTCGCTGGAGGGCGCCAGCTCCCTCGCCACCGCTTCCCAGGACAGCCGCCGGTCCAGCCGGAGCGTCAGCAGCGTCTGCTCATAGGGGCCCAGCCGCGAGCGCAGACTCCGGAAGCGCTCCTTGACGGCGGACTGGAGCCAGGGCTGCGTCTGGGAGCGCGCCGCCTGCACCTCCTGCGCGAAGGCGTCCCGGGTCACCGGAATCTCGCGAGCGGCGCCCACCGCGGAGTGGCGGTAGGCCAGGTGGCGCGCGACCTGGTAGGCCCACGTCCGGAAGGAGCTCTGCCACCGGAAGGCAGGCAGGTCCTTCACCAGCAGCTCGCTGAAGTCGCTGAAGGCCTCACGCGTCCGCTCCGGGTCCTTGAGGATGGAGCCCATCAGCCGCAGCAGCTCCGTTCCATAGCCCGCCAGGGCCGTCTCCACGGCACCTCCCACGTCTCCCTGGCGGCACAGCTCGCGGATGAGCTGCTCCAGCGCTTCGCGCTCCCTCGGCTGCATGCCTCCCTCCTGGTGAGGTCCGCCTCCTCATCTATCTACGCATTCGTGGCAGGAAGCGCGTTCACATTCTCGCTCCCGTGGACCTATCCAGATAGACAGGGCGCATCGTCGCCCATCACCGGATTGAGGTGCATCATGAACACCCAGCCCATTGTCCTCCTGGTCGACGACGACGCGGACCTGCGCGACATCTACACGCTGGTACTGGAAGACCTGGGCTGCACGGTCGCCACGGCCAGGGATGGGCAGGAAGCGCTGGAGCAGGCCCTGGCACGGCGGCCGGACCTCATCATCACCGACGTGTGCATGCCACGGGTGAACGGGCTGGAGCTGTGCTACCGGCTGCGTGCCAACGAGCGGCTGCGAGACATTCCGCTCATCATCCACAGCAGCGAGCACGCCCTCATCCCCCCGCGCGGCGAGGTCTTCCTGCACAAGGACGGTGACGTGTCGCGCTTTACCGCGCAGGTTGCACTCATCCTCGGCGGAGGGCGCGACGGGCCCACCTTCGCCTCCGTCGCCTGACGTCCCGGGCACCCGCTCAGGGCAGCTCCGCCAGCAGCCCCTGCGCGGCCTGGAGGTCGAGGAGGTCCTCATCCGGGGGAGCGCTGGCGCACGCCGCCTCCAGCACCGTGCGCGCCGCGCTCGTGTCTCCGGTACCTCGCAAGAGCGTGCCCAGGCGTACGCTCACGCGCACCTCCTGCAGCACCGCACCCAGGCTCCGGGCCTCCCCGAGCGACTGCTCGAAGGCCGCCCGCGCGGCCTGCGTGTCTCCTCGCAGGAGCTGGATTTCGCCCCTCAGCTGGTACAGCACCGGCATGTTGTGACGGGTCCGCATCGCGACCATCTCCGCCAGCCCTTCCTCCGCGGCCGCCATCGCCTCGTCGAGCCGCCCGCCCATGAGACAGGCCTGGGCCAGACACGTCAGGCAGGAGGGATAGATGAGCCGGGCGCCCATGGCCCGCAACAGGGCAAGCGCCTCGCGGACCGTCGCGATTCCCGCCTCCGGGTTCCCCAGCCCGGCCACGGCCATGCCGTAGAGGCAGGTGCAGTCCGCCATGACGAAGGGGAACCCGTTCTCCAGGCACAGGGCCCGGGCATGGGCCGACAAGTCTCGAGCCCCCTCCAGGTCATACGTGTCGATGGCCATCGTCGCTTCGAACATGAGCGCCGTCGCCAGCGCATACGGGTGGCGCATCGCCTCGGCGACCGCGAGCGCCACCTTGTAGCTCTCGCGCGCGGTGCGAGCGAAGCCCAGGTGCAGCTGGCTGAGGGCCGCGTACAGGTGTGCATAGAGGAGCTGCTCGTAGACGTAGTCCTGGCCGCCGGTGGGAAGCTGGAGGGAGTGCCGCGCGGTGCGCTGCTGGTGCATCAGCGCCAACATCTGGTGGCCATGGTCTCGACTGGCGGAGTACTTCCCCTGCCAGAAGGCCCAGGTGCAGAGCGTGCCATGCGCCATCATCCGGGTCTCCACATCCGAGGACGCCTCCAGGAGCCGGTGGAACCGCGCCGGGAGCCCGTCCGCGTCGGGGTCGCCTCGAATCATCGCCGTGTTCCAGATGCCCCAGAGCACCCGCAGCGGGGTCTCCCCCAGCCGCTCGCACAGCTCGAGCGCGCGGGCATAGGTGACCCTCACCTCCTCCGAGGTGACGCCCCGGGCGTAGCTGAACGCCTGGCCCAGGTTCCCGTGCAGGTAGACCTCCCGCAAGTCCCGCTCGGGAGAGGCGGGCAACAGCTGGAGCTGCTCGAGCGCGCGCGTGAGGTGGCGGATGCCCTCGGTGAGGGCCGACTTCGCCACGGCCTGCTCTCCGGCCCGGTGCCACAGCTCCACGGCCCTGGCCGTCATGACGGCCAGGGTGGCGTGCTGTGCCAGGAGCTCCGGCTGCTCCTCGACGACTTCGGGAAACTGCTCCTCCAGCACCTGGACGACGCGGGCATGGTGGCGCTGCCGCGTGCCACGCAGCAGGCATTGATAGGCGGCATCCTGGATGAGCGCATGCTTGAAGGCGTACGTCGTGTAGGGCGGTGAGCCCCGCCGGAAGAGCAGCCCGGCCCGCTCGAGCTGCTCCAGCTCCGGCAGCAGCTCATCCTCCGAAAGGAACGAGACGGCGCGCAGCAGCTCGTAGCTGAACTCCCGGCCCAGCGTGGCCGCCAGCTGGAGCTGGGCCTTCTGGCGCGGCGGGAGCTGGTCCAGTCGCGCCAGCAACAGCCCGTTCAGGGTGGCGGGAATGGGCAGTGGTGGGGCCCCGGGCGAGTCCGCATCCAGCCCTCCCAGCTCCAGCACCCTGCGCGTCACCTCCTCCACGAAGAGGGGGACTCCGTCCGTGGTGGCCACGAGCCGGGCCACCATGGCTTCCGGCAGCGCCCGCTCCCGGGACGCCTCGCGGACCAGGGACGCGGTGTCCTCCGGCGACAGCGGCTCCACGTCCAGCGAATGGAAGCCCGGGCGCCCGGCC
Above is a genomic segment from Pyxidicoccus trucidator containing:
- a CDS encoding response regulator; translation: MNTQPIVLLVDDDADLRDIYTLVLEDLGCTVATARDGQEALEQALARRPDLIITDVCMPRVNGLELCYRLRANERLRDIPLIIHSSEHALIPPRGEVFLHKDGDVSRFTAQVALILGGGRDGPTFASVA
- a CDS encoding RNA polymerase sigma factor; translated protein: MQPREREALEQLIRELCRQGDVGGAVETALAGYGTELLRLMGSILKDPERTREAFSDFSELLVKDLPAFRWQSSFRTWAYQVARHLAYRHSAVGAAREIPVTRDAFAQEVQAARSQTQPWLQSAVKERFRSLRSRLGPYEQTLLTLRLDRRLSWEAVARELAPSSEPMTPEELRRRVAVLRQQFQRIKVRLRELAEEEHLLSTL